The window GGGAAATGCCAGTGGGTTTCCGCCCATGATTTTGAGAGGCAATCCAGGAGTTTGTAGCCGGAGGAGCGGACGATTTCAGAAAAAACGATTCTTCCCTTGAGCACATGAAGCCTGAGTATGACCGATCCTTCCATCCGCAGAAGCCTGGCTTCATAGGGATAGGGGGGTGGAGGCAGGCTGGCAAAAGGGCGGGAGTAAGTGACCTGTTGTTGAGCTTCCTTTTTTGAGGATAGCCGGTTTTGCACTCCGGCAGAAGAAGAAAAGGCTTTTGGGCAATGTGCCCCTTGTCCTTTCCTTGGGGAGGAGCCCTTGGCGGAGTCATCCCGGGAAAGCGGGAGAGAAGAAAAAGGGGTGTTGGCCGTGGTCATTGGGAAAGAGCGGGGCGGGGAGTCAAAAGAGCCTTTTTTGGGCGGTTCTTGGGGAAAAGAAGGAAGGTTTTGCTCAGCAGGAGCTAACGTGAGCCAAAATTCGGTCGAGCCCGTTTTCGAAGAAAGGCTATATTGCTTGGAGTTCTGCCCATTGGATAAGAAAAAGATGATCCAAAGGTGAACAAGAAAAGCTAGAGCCAAAGAGCTTGCAAATCTTTTTTTGTCTTGGAGAGATGGCTTTATTTTTGTTTTTCCCCACTTTTCCAGCAGCCTTTTCATAAGAATAAGATTCAGCGCCCGAGAAGGTTATCGAAACTTAAAAGGAGGCTTAAAATCCTCAAAAGAAAGTCAATGTCTTCAAAAGGCAAAAAAGGTCCTTCCTTGTTGTGTGCCGGGCTTGGGTTTAAAAAGGGATAAAAAACTTATAAAAAAGAAATGGATTGTTGGCTTTTCAACCGGCTAAAAAAAGCTTAGTATTTATCCGGTTCTTTGAATAAAGGCAAAGCCGTTTTAAGTTTTTTGATGGAGTAGATTAACCATGACCCTGAGGAAATTCATCATCGCTTTCGGTCTTCTTTCTTTTTGTATAAGCGGCTTTTATCTTCATGATCTTTTTGCTTTAAGGGCGGCCAAGACTCCCCTGGCTGTCCCGCGACTTTTGGATTGGCTTAAGACTTTGCCGGAAGGAGAACAGCTTTACGTGCGGAGTTACCTCGCCTTTGATTGCACCCATGACTACCTAGGTGAAGTTAGCAGGGGAGGAGAGGAATTTTATTTCATTTCCGAGGATGGGAACGAAAGGAAAGGGGTCCTCCTTTTTTCGAGAAAAGACGGAAAGATAAGGTTTTTGCACTACTGCTCTTTTTGTTACTTCTACCGGGACCTGCCAAAGCTCGGGTTAAGCCCCAAGCTGGCAAGCTGTTTAGCCAGTTTTTGGGCAAAAAAAGAACTAGCCGATAAAGGGGAAGAACAGTTGAAAGAAGAAGCCCTGTCTTCAAAAAACAAGATCTATCCTTTACAAAAAGAAGCTTACGAAGAGCTGGGTATTTTACCCTAAAATTTTTTTCGTTTTCAAGCAAGCTTCAAGGGATCTTTTCATGGACCCGGGGCAGGGGTTGTCTCTTTTCCCTAGCAGCCCAAGCCGACCCTGGGTGAAAACAAGAGAAAATCCTTGTGAGGGGGACTTTCCTTTAAAACAGGAGGTGAAACTTCATGATGAAGGCATTGGAATATTTTTTTTCTATTGTCGGACTGTTAAGACCAACCTGGTAGCCAAAGCCGTAGTAGACTTTCCAGTCATCCTTGAAAGCAAAGCGGCCCACGAGCACCTCGGGAATGACATAGAGGCCTGGGGCATTAATGAAGTAAAGCTGGTCAAAAGTGGATTGGGAAGTTACCTCTACAGCCGGAGTTACATAGCCGATACGGTATTCGAAGGCCACGTTGTAGAAATAGGGCAGGGCCGAAGTGCCGTTGTTGCCATCTGTCCAACGGCTACCCAGATTGAGTTGAATGGTGAAATTCCCCCAGCCTTTCCCAAAGAGAATTGTTGGAGCCCAAGTCCAGTGATTGAGCAGGCTGGGCGCGGTATTGCCGTAAGGGGAATAGGGGGAGACGGCCTGGAGTTGCACTGAAAAACAGTAATTTTTTTGCCCTTCCGGGGAAGCCATGATCCGGTTTCTTACGATGAAAGTTTCTCCGCCAAAGCCGTCCATTCTTCCCTGCCCGGGATAAAAAAGATACTCGGGCAGCGAAAAGGTAAATTGCAAGGTAGGACCGACAATAAGCGAAACTCCTTTACCTGATCCGAAATCCCAAGCTTTTTGGCCCGTGGGCAGGGTTTCATAATAGACGTCGTAGCGAATCCTCTGTTCCAAGCGTGCCGTTGAAGTGACAAGAGGGGTAAGCCACTTGGGTTGCCGGTCGCGGGTTTCGGCGGTCATTCTCCGCCATTTACCCAGCCAGCCTTTGCCCGGGTCCTGCCCGTTCATCGTTTCGATAAGGTCCTGTGCGGCGACTTCTTCTCCAGGCCAGAATACCGTGTCGGCCTTGGCTAAAAAAGGAAGGAAAACAACCGAGGTCAAGCTGGCAAAAAAAAGGAGAAAAGGAAGGGAAAAGGGCCTCTTGTTGGGAATCAAAAATAAAAAAAGAAAGGATTTGGCTTTCATTGGGAATCGATCGATCTTTTTCTCCCTGTTTCTTATCTCCTTTTTAGAGAGTAACTTTTATCCTCATCCTCGATGAAATCCCTTAAAGGGGGGACCATGTCTTTTGTTTTGTGCCTGGGAAAAGATTGGTTCTTTGCCCCGAAGGCTAAGAGTTGTCAACACGGGAGAAAAAGCAAGCAGTAAAGCGAAAAACATCTGGGTTTTCATTATTAAAGTTGAGATGAAAAGAAAAGTTGTGTTTTTTGGAAAAGCAGAAAATATACCCGGTTTTTTAGACTTTTTTTCTTTAAGTTATAGGATAGATTTTTCTTTGCAAAACAGCTTGGCTTTTTCCCTCTTTAGTTTGGGCTTGTTGAAAACTAGAAGACTCAAGCTCGCTTAATCTTTAAACAGGCTTAAAAAATCCTCAGCCGAGCTGTTTCTCGGATTTGCAAAGAAGTTCGAGATGCCGGTCACAGAGTTGAAAGAAAAGGTTTTTCAAGGCGGTCTCGAAGGGTTCTGTTGAGGAAAACTTGATTATGTTTTCTTGGGGGAGTTCCAGGGGTTCTTCATACAGCTTATCCAAGAGGGGAAGATCTTCCAAGCGGGCATCCGAAAGGGAAGGGGAGTGTTCTCGTTTTTCCAACCTTTTTTCTCTTGTCTGCCTGTCCGCTTCAAGTTCGACGAAAAGACAGCCGTAAGCTTGCTCCTTTAATTTTTCCCTCAAGAAATTTCTTTGCTCTTTTTGACCAAAGGTGCCGTCGAGGATAACCCCCCGCTGATCGCCGAGCTCGTTTAGTCCCCTTGTGACCATCTCTTGGTAAGTCTTGAGGCTCATTGCTTTTGAATAGATTTTTTGGCGCTCTTCGGGCCCCGTTCTCTGGTAAGGATCGATGCCCGCGAACTCCTTGCGAATCCTGTCGGAGGAGAAAACTTTCCATCCCAGCTTGGCCCCAAGATGTTCGGCTAGGTAGCTTTTACCGGTGGCCACTCTTCCCATCACCACTATCATGGTGGGCTGGGAGCCTATCGTTGCGTACTGCAAGGAAAGCTGAAAATACCTCTTGGCCCTTTCAATGTGATCCTTTTTTTTGGCTTCCCCTACGAGCGGATCCTTGGCGGTCATTCCTTCGACTTTTCCCCGGACATAGGCCCGGTAAGACTTGTAAAAATCCAGAAGCTTGTAAAAACTGAAATCGTTGAGGGCTTCGGCCATCCGGCGGCAGAAAAAAGAAGAGAGATCCTGCCTTTGGTTGTAATCAAGATCCATGGCTAAAAAAGCGATGTCGCAGGCCACGTCTATAAACCGGAATCTTTCGTTGAACTCGATCCGGTCAAAAATGCAGATTTTAGCCGGTTCTAAATAAATGTGCTCAAGGTGGAGATCCCCATGGCCATTTTTTATCCAACCTTGGCGGACCCTCTCCAGGAAAAGCGGGGCGAAAAGCTCGTAAAAACGGTCGGTAAAATAACGGATCGTCTCAAAGCTGGTCTCATCTAAAGTCAAGCCGATGTCGGAGCGCGTTTGCTCGAAATTTTCATCGGTGTTCATTTTAATCTTTTCGATTGACCCCCAAGCGGAAATTTCCTCCCCGCTTTCCGTCTGCTTGTAGAACTGGCAAAGCTTCAAGACGAGACGGTCGACGGCTGAAAAATCCACCCGGTTTCTTTGAAGCAGTCTTTTGAAAAAAAACCGCCGTGAAAGCATCCGCATCTTTACCGCGTATTCGACGACGTCGGCCGTTGCATCAAAGGAAAGCAACCCTGAATCCTTCCTTGTAATCGGAACAACCCCCAGGTAGATTTCAGGGCAGAGAAGGCGGTTGAGCTCAACTTCCCGCTGGCAATAAAACTTTCTTTTTTCAAGGGTGGAGAAATCAAGAAAACCAAAATTCACCGGTTTTTTTATTTTGTAAACAAAAGGAGGGACAATAAATACATAAGAAGCATGAGTTTGGATAAAGCGGATGTGCCGGGGATGGTGAGGATAGGAGGACTTTTGGGATAAAAAACCGAGGAGTTCCTCAGGGGGAGCCTGGCCGTTTGTTTTTTTTTGGTTATTCATATGTGTTTTTTTTACATTTTCGCTATATATCTTTTTGATTCATCACCACTTGAGAGGTTGTTTTCTCCATAAGGCTATGGAAAAGGATATATAAGGAAAATGAAAAGGAAAAATAAAAATTCAGGGAGGCTGCGACCGACTAGAGAAAACAGCCAGGGAGCAAACAGAAGGAAAGCCTGTTATAGAGACTGAGGATAAACCGGTTATGCATGTGCGCATTGGCGTCGATATAGGAGGAACTTTTACCGATTTCGTCATCTTTGATGGAAGGACTATTCACCGCCTCAAACGGAGGTCAACGAGCGATCGGCCGGAAGAAGGATTGGTAGAAGGGATAAAAACTGCCCTGGGAATGTTCGAACGGATCAGCGGTTTTGAAATCGTCCACGGAACGACCGTGGGAACCAATGCCATCCTTGAAGGGAAGGGAGCTAAAACGGCTCTTTTCACTACAAAAGGATTTGAAGATATCCTGGAAATCGGCAGGCAGAACCGCCGCTGCCTCTACAAGCTTGGGCCTTCGAAGCCTCCTTCCCTTGTTCCCCGTTTTCTGCGCTTTGGTGTCCCTGAAAGAATAACAAAGGATGGAGAAATTCTCCAAAGGGTCGATCTCTCCGCCGTGGAAGCTGCCCTTGAAAAACTCAAAGAGCACAAGGTTGAAAGCATCGCCGTCTGTTTTCTTTTTTCTTTTGTCAACCCCGACCATGAAAAGGAAGTGGGTTACTTTTTGAGGCGGCTGGGCTATGAGGTGAGCTTGTCCTCCGAAATTCTCTCTGAATACAGGGAGTATGAAAGGACGTCCACGACAGTGCTCAATGCGAAGATCGGCCCGGTGGTAACGAATTATGTCGAGAAGTCCCTAAAATTGCTCACGGACTGGTCGGTTCACCGGTTTGGAGAACGCTTTGCCCGTCAACTCCAAAAGAACTCTTTTTTTAGAATCATGCAGTCTAATGGAGGAGTGGTTTCGACAAGGGGAATCAGAAAAAACCCGCTTTTGACGGTTTTATCCGGGCCGGCCGGCGGGGTATGTGCAGGGGCCGCTTTGGCGGAGTGTTGTGGACTCAAAAGAGTGATTACCGTGGACATGGGGGGGACATCCACCGATGTGAGTTTTTTTATCGAGGGACAGATCGAAAGGACAACGGAAGGGGAGATCGGAGGCTATCCTTTTGGAACGCCGATCGTCTCGATCAAATCGATAGCGGCGGGAGGAGGTTCGATTGTCCGCGTAGATGCGGGGGGTGCTTTGCGGGTAGGCCCGCTGAGTGCGGGTTCCGACCCGGGACCGATTTGTTACGGCAGGGGAGAAAGTATTACCGTGACGGATGCCCATCTTATCCTGGGAAGACTCTTGGACACGGTTTTCATGGGAGGGCAATTGAGACTGGATAGGCAGAGGACGAGGATGGTTTTTGAGCAATTTTGCCGAGAAAGGCTACCCGGTTTTGTGGAGAAGGAGGGCGGGATTGAAAAAGCCGTCGTCGGCCTTGCCCAGGGGATACTCGATATAACCAATCTCCAGATGGCGAAAGCCATCGAGCTCATGACCGTCTCCAAGGGACAAGATCCAAGGGAATTTACGCTGATGGTTTTTGGAGGGGCAGGGGGGCTGCACGGTTGCGACCTGGCCGATGCCCTGGGAATTCCGCTTGTCGTCGTTCCAAGGGACCCAGGACTTTTTTGTTCCTTGGGAGTGCTGTTGTCGGATGTCGTCAAGGATTATTCCCTGAGTTGTATTCGGCCCCTGGATACTTTTGAGAGTGCGGAAATCGATCTTCTTTTTGGAAAGCTGGAAAGAGTGGCCCAAAAGGAGCTCGAAGAAGAGGGAATTCCTTCCCCAAGACGCTTTTTCAGCCGCTACGTTGATCTCCGCTACAAGGGACAGTCTTTTGAGATTAGCCTTCCTTACAGTGCGGAATTAACCCGGGAATTTCATTGTAAACACGAGGAAAGATACGGCTACAGCGATTGGTCGAGGATCGTAGAAACGGTCACTTTCAGGCTGAAAGCTGTTGGCATGCTAGACAAGATCTCCTTTCCAAGGACGGCTCATAGGGGTGAAGAAACCCCGGTTCCGGAGGCTCTCCTGGATAGAAGAAAAGTTTTTTTCCAAAAGAAAGAGTGGCTTACCCCTTTTTATCTCCGGGAGAAATTGCAAGGAGGCAATAAATTGAAAGGTCCTGCCGTTATCGTTGAATATAGTGCGACGACGGTCGTCAACCCGGGTTACGAGGCCAGCGTGGATAGTTTTGGTAATCTTTTGCTCTCTAAAAATGATTGAAAGAATAACCGGCCGTCTTTTCTTCAAGAGGCCGATCGAACCTCCCTTTTTTAAACCGGGATTTTCACCTGGCAAAAAAAAGCCCTTTTTTTTTCATCGGCCATGAAAGCTTTTTTTCTACGGCTCTCTTTTTGGGGAGGGCTCATGGAGGGATAGGGAATGTTGCACAGGTTGGCCGGTTTCCTTTGAGTTGGCTTCTGCTTGGCTTTTCTTTAGGGTTATCCTTATTCTTGGACAGCCCGTTTTCTTTTGGCTTAGGCCGTTTCGGCTTTGGGTCAACCTCGAATAATTTTCTTCGGGATTGAAGGAAGAAGCTTGTTTTATCCGGTGGGAAGCGGAGGAAGGAGCCGGGTTTTTGGAAGAAGAGAAGATCAAAGAAAAAAGATGGGTGCCCGAGGATAAGGACAAGCATGCTTCCGGGCGGAAATTAAGCTGGAAGCGAACATTATGGCTACGGATGATCTTTTCTCTTCGGGGAGGCTTGAACTCTTCCCTGGAATCTTTTTTAATGGGTAAGGTCATGGATCCGATTGAGCTGGAAATATTCAAATCTCTTTTTGTTTATGTCGCTGAAGAAATGGGCATAGCCTTGCGAAGGACGGCCTTTTCCCCAAACATCAAGGAAAGGAAAGATTACTCTTGTGCCCTTTACAATAGCGAAGGGCTTCTTGTCGCCCAAGGGGATCACATGCCCGTCCATCTCGGTTCCATGCCCATGGCGGTCAGGAGGGTGGTTCGATCCATTCCCATGAAAAGGGGAGACATAGTCATCCTCAATGATCCTTTTGAAGGAGGAACTCATTTGCCGGACATTACGATGATTTCAGGAGTATTTGTTGAAAATGCCG is drawn from Methylacidiphilum infernorum V4 and contains these coding sequences:
- a CDS encoding energy transducer TonB; the protein is MKRLLEKWGKTKIKPSLQDKKRFASSLALAFLVHLWIIFFLSNGQNSKQYSLSSKTGSTEFWLTLAPAEQNLPSFPQEPPKKGSFDSPPRSFPMTTANTPFSSLPLSRDDSAKGSSPRKGQGAHCPKAFSSSAGVQNRLSSKKEAQQQVTYSRPFASLPPPPYPYEARLLRMEGSVILRLHVLKGRIVFSEIVRSSGYKLLDCLSKSWAETHWHFPSSFTQVILEKITFELEDAQATSLAMN
- a CDS encoding bifunctional aminoglycoside phosphotransferase/ATP-binding protein, giving the protein MNNQKKTNGQAPPEELLGFLSQKSSYPHHPRHIRFIQTHASYVFIVPPFVYKIKKPVNFGFLDFSTLEKRKFYCQREVELNRLLCPEIYLGVVPITRKDSGLLSFDATADVVEYAVKMRMLSRRFFFKRLLQRNRVDFSAVDRLVLKLCQFYKQTESGEEISAWGSIEKIKMNTDENFEQTRSDIGLTLDETSFETIRYFTDRFYELFAPLFLERVRQGWIKNGHGDLHLEHIYLEPAKICIFDRIEFNERFRFIDVACDIAFLAMDLDYNQRQDLSSFFCRRMAEALNDFSFYKLLDFYKSYRAYVRGKVEGMTAKDPLVGEAKKKDHIERAKRYFQLSLQYATIGSQPTMIVVMGRVATGKSYLAEHLGAKLGWKVFSSDRIRKEFAGIDPYQRTGPEERQKIYSKAMSLKTYQEMVTRGLNELGDQRGVILDGTFGQKEQRNFLREKLKEQAYGCLFVELEADRQTREKRLEKREHSPSLSDARLEDLPLLDKLYEEPLELPQENIIKFSSTEPFETALKNLFFQLCDRHLELLCKSEKQLG
- a CDS encoding hydantoinase/oxoprolinase family protein, coding for MHVRIGVDIGGTFTDFVIFDGRTIHRLKRRSTSDRPEEGLVEGIKTALGMFERISGFEIVHGTTVGTNAILEGKGAKTALFTTKGFEDILEIGRQNRRCLYKLGPSKPPSLVPRFLRFGVPERITKDGEILQRVDLSAVEAALEKLKEHKVESIAVCFLFSFVNPDHEKEVGYFLRRLGYEVSLSSEILSEYREYERTSTTVLNAKIGPVVTNYVEKSLKLLTDWSVHRFGERFARQLQKNSFFRIMQSNGGVVSTRGIRKNPLLTVLSGPAGGVCAGAALAECCGLKRVITVDMGGTSTDVSFFIEGQIERTTEGEIGGYPFGTPIVSIKSIAAGGGSIVRVDAGGALRVGPLSAGSDPGPICYGRGESITVTDAHLILGRLLDTVFMGGQLRLDRQRTRMVFEQFCRERLPGFVEKEGGIEKAVVGLAQGILDITNLQMAKAIELMTVSKGQDPREFTLMVFGGAGGLHGCDLADALGIPLVVVPRDPGLFCSLGVLLSDVVKDYSLSCIRPLDTFESAEIDLLFGKLERVAQKELEEEGIPSPRRFFSRYVDLRYKGQSFEISLPYSAELTREFHCKHEERYGYSDWSRIVETVTFRLKAVGMLDKISFPRTAHRGEETPVPEALLDRRKVFFQKKEWLTPFYLREKLQGGNKLKGPAVIVEYSATTVVNPGYEASVDSFGNLLLSKND